A single Anopheles arabiensis isolate DONGOLA chromosome 2, AaraD3, whole genome shotgun sequence DNA region contains:
- the LOC120895866 gene encoding uncharacterized protein LOC120895866 — protein sequence MSLQVSNQTTSGRRTPQVYQGFGNMPAGATTTPTATNGSGTTGAGGSVGRAAKGGGAKQSQIPVAIGSGGGFGTPGNDGTVPQTAVVYPGTAGATDGSSGQKQVQLDHMYGMKQQQQQPAASANSATNRSATNGSQLAASVEKNGTSQRKNSTGEGGAKKTESAAASQQQQQPSVPAAEGTAKVRDSPRSSGRAQQKQTVEEAAPANKTMETPQQPKSEKTTNLESSLLTEKTLKGFCSDGEEMESLLLEPWDMEEGSATPSRSSAAKSKMPKAAPQAQARVSPFKASGKTQPKPSGGTATAEPEQTAGSPNKKTAAAAAAAGDESEKNRSPKVDAPSTPTAGESLIGRPLRSISGRRSTRPISDIKFTHPRRSTADPHNDSISSMNVTVGSEIGSDSMLLRTPGSATRKRKDMTPESTSDEPVIDSPKRARLDFSGFLGMVATPVTMLKNRLSRVKLQSTPRALAVDEEDASKVVTAEATTTTASVTPQKEADGAGAMDVDVVAGKGAEKSDDATAPVADGQKEGAEGQQQQQESSSSVAEDDEVEVKIVTDQPQQPKQWCSIM from the coding sequence atgtcACTGCAAGTTTCGAACCAAACCACATCCGGACGTCGTACGCCGCAGGTGTACCAGGGATTCGGCAACATGCCCGCCGGTGCGACGACGACACCGACCGCCACTAACGGCAGCGGTACGACCGGAGCCGGCGGATCGGTTGGCCGGGCGGCAAAGGGTGGCGGCGCTAAGCAATCACAGATACCGGTTGCGATCGGTAGCGGCGGTGGCTTCGGTACACCCGGCAACGATGGAACAGTACCACAGACGGCCGTGGTATATCCTGGCACTGCCGGGGCTACCGATGGGTCGTCCGGGCAGAAGCAGGTCCAGTTGGACCATATGTATGgcatgaagcagcagcagcagcagccagccgCTTCAGCAAACAGCGCAACGAACCGGTCCGCCACAAACGGTTCCCAGCTGGCCGCAAGCGTCGAGAAGAATGGAACCTCGCAACGGAAGAACTCCACCGGGGAGGGCGGTGCCAAGAAGACAGAatcggcagcagcatcgcagcaacagcagcagccttcAGTTCCAGCTGCCGAAGGCACTGCAAAGGTACGCGACAGCCCTCGATCAAGTGGTCGCGCACAGCAGAAACAAACGGTGGAAGAAGCGGCACCGGCCAACAAAACGATGGAAACGCCGCAGCAACCGAAATCGGAAAAGACTACCAATCTGGAAAGCTCGCTGCTGACGGAGAAAACCCTCAAAGGATTCTGTTCCGATGGTGAGGAGATGGaatcgctgctgctggaaccGTGGGATATGGAGGAAGGTTCCGCCACGCCTTCCCGCTCGAGCGCCGCCAAGTCGAAGATGCCGAAAGCCGCCCCACAAGCGCAGGCCCGTGTCAGCCCGTTCAAGGCGAGCGGCAAGACACAGCCGAAACCGAGCGGCGGCACCGCTACTGCCGAGCCGGAACAAACGGCTGGCTCGCCGAACAAGAagaccgctgctgctgctgctgctgctggcgatgAGTCGGAGAAGAATCGCTCGCCGAAAGTGGACGCACCATCGACACCGACCGCTGGCGAATCGCTCATTGGGCGACCGCTCCGTTCCATCTCCGGTCGCCGGTCGACGCGCCCGATCAGCGACATCAAGTTCACGCATCCGCGTCGCTCGACCGCCGACCCGCACAACGATTCCATCTCCAGCATGAACGTAACGGTCGGTTCGGAAATTGGCAGCGACAGCATGCTGCTCCGTACGCCGGGATCGGCCACCCGCAAGCGCAAGGACATGACGCCCGAATCGACCTCGGACGAGCCGGTCATCGACAGCCCGAAGCGCGCTCGGCTCGATTTCAGCGGCTTCCTCGGCATGGTGGCCACCCCGGTGACGATGCTGAAGAACCGGCTGTCGCGCGTCAAGCTGCAAAGTACACCCCGCGCACTGGCCGTCGACGAGGAGGACGCGTCGAAGGTGGTCACCGCCGaggctaccaccaccacggccaGCGTCACGCCCCAGAAGGAAGCGGATGGTGCCGGCGCGATGGACGTTGACGTTGTTGCTGGCAAGGGAGCGGAAAAGAGCGACGATGCCACGGCGCCAGTTGCTGACGGCCAGAAGGAGGGCGCCGagggacagcagcagcagcaggaatcTTCCTCCTCCGTCGCCGAAGATGATGAGGTCGAGGTGAAGATCGTCACCGATCAGCCGCAGCAGCCGAAACAGTGGTGTAGTATTATGTAA
- the LOC120895867 gene encoding LOW QUALITY PROTEIN: nucleotide exchange factor Sil1 (The sequence of the model RefSeq protein was modified relative to this genomic sequence to represent the inferred CDS: deleted 1 base in 1 codon), with product MDLPVWKLALVLSVLVGSISTKAGTGSNEPKFVATHEWQELKEGQPIPQGLHVRINLTTGKKEAKLLDPADGGPSTDSSLSMVPGEELKDHQAAGAGAASDPQTVAGMKLEALREALKDIPANTYEEDVAEGGEAVGSRFKSYEQIKQELKDANVELKSDSEIMTDLFARFERALQHTPADRQELDVLFEDLEYLAHQIDNALQFIDRGGVEKIVWPSLNRTGDAQTRTRALKLLGTIVQNNPKAKVALVERNGGPNLLSALGRASTTDEISAALYAFGGLVRKFPFAQKQLLTPHGYSVLYGVWEKKVELKVKVKVLQLIADVLVDYRSAIAAAGENDATTREQYRSTKLLEGLERTEFCKHSAAFFHQHKAALIPEDNLTDETVKALHACRHQLCHEPWSQCPLFRHTLLVLRNNLDHRLDEDVELVEYRREIKRSIDELVVDLYGQPKDEL from the exons ATGGATCTACCCGTCTGGAAACTCGCGCTAGTGTTAAGTGTACTTGTTGGTTCCATCAGTACAAAGGCAGGAACTGGTTCAAACGAACCGAAATTCGTCGCCACGCACGAATGGCAAGAGCTAAAGGAAGGACAACCGATCCCCCAGGGATTACACGTAAGGATCAACCTGACCACTGGC AAAAAGGAGGCAAAACTGCTCGACCCCGCCGATGGTGGGCCCAGCACCGATTCGTCCCTTTCGATGGTACCCGGGGAGGAGCTAAAAGATCATCAGGCTGCTGGGGCGGGGGCGGCCAGTGACCCGCAAACCGTGGCCGGCATGAAACTGGAAGCACTCCGGGAAGCGCTCAAAGACATTCCGGCAAACACGTACGAAGAGGACGTGGCAGAGGGCGGCGAGGCAGTGGGCAGCCGATTCAAAAGCTACGAACAGATCAAGCAAGAGCTGAAAGACGCCAATGTGGAGCTGAAGAGTGACAGCGAAATCATGACCGATCTGTTCGCCCGTTTCGAACGAGCGCTCCAGCACACACCGGCAGATCGGCAGGAGCTGGACGTACTGTTCGAAGATCTCGAATACCTGGCGCATCAGATCGACAACGCGCTCCAGTTCATCGACCGGGGCGGTGTGGAGAAAATCGTCTGGCCCAGCCTGAACCGCACCGGCGACGCGCAGACACGCACCAGAGCGCTCAAGCTGCTCGGCACGATCGTGCAGAACAATCCGAAGGCAAAGGTCGCCCTGGTCGAACGGAACGGTGGCCCTAACCTGCTATCCGCCCTGGGGCGTGCCTCGACGACGGACGAAATTTCGGCCGCCCTGTACGCGTTCGGCGGTTTGGTGCGCAAGTTCCCCTTCGCCCAGAAGCAGCTGCTCACGCCGCACGGCTACAGTGTGCTGTACGGCGTGTGGGAAAAGAAGGTCGAGCTGAAGGTGAAGGTGAAGGTGCTGCAACTGATCGCGGACGTGCTGGTGGACTATCGCAGCGCGATCGCAGCGGCGGGCGAGAACGACGCAACGACCCGGGAGCAGTACCGCTCGACGAAGCTGCTCGAGGGGCTGGAGAGGACGGAGTTTTGCAAACACTCGGCTGCCTTCTTTCACCAGCACAAGGCGGCCCTAATACCCGAGGACAATCTTACCGATGAGACGGTGAAAGCGCTGCACGCTTGCCGCCACCAGCTCTGCCACGAACCGTGGTCCCAGTGTCCGCTGTTCCGGCAcacgctgctggtgctgcgtaACAATCTGGACCACCGGTTGGACGAGGACGTGGAGTTGGTGGAGTATAGAAGAGAGATTAAGCGCAGTATCGACGAACTGGTGGTGGATTTGTACGGTCAGCCAAAGGATGAGCTGTGA
- the LOC120895869 gene encoding protein THEM6, producing the protein MFSCALLVGLLVLYMIWDVNYFLRCVATLGYGMLFQRKRKVTDQTAIYGLCTTQDVDIFIRHMNNARYLRELDFARFHFYGLTGIYGKIKAKRGGAVQGASSVRYRRTIPIFTAYKITTKLIWWDEKAIYLEQQFVTLADGFVRAVAMSKQCITNVDVLELMKEFPGAEQRPPMPEELKLWLDSIELSSQKLRKDK; encoded by the coding sequence ATGTTCTCCTGCGCCCTGCTGGTTGGACTGCTGGTCCTGTACATGATCTGGGATGTGAACTACTTCCTTCGCTGTGTGGCCACCCTCGGGTACGGTATGCTGTTCCAGCGCAAACGGAAAGTGACCGACCAGACGGCCATTTACGGCCTCTGCACTACGCAGGACGTGGACATCTTTATCCGCCACATGAACAATGCGCGCTATCTGCGCGAGCTCGACTTTGCACGCTTCCACTTTTACGGGCTGACGGGCATCTATGGCAAGATTAAGGCCAAGAGGGGTGGCGCCGTCCAGGGAGCGTCGAGCGTGCGCTATCGCCGAACGATCCCCATCTTTACCGCGTACAAAATCACCACCAAGCTGATCTGGTGGGACGAGAAGGCCATCTATCTGGAGCAACAGTTTGTGACGCTTGCCGATGGGTTCGTGCGTGCCGTCGCCATGTCCAAGCAGTGCATCACCAACGTGGACGTGCTGGAGCTGATGAAGGAGTTCCCCGGTGCCGAGCAGCGGCCACCGATGCCGGAAGAGCTGAAGCTGTGGCTCGACTCGATCGAGCTGTCCAGCCAGAAGCTGCGCAAGGACAAGTAG